The Setaria viridis chromosome 2, Setaria_viridis_v4.0, whole genome shotgun sequence DNA window TGGAAGATTCAAATTTACACCTCTTAATTTTGAGTTAGGAGCTCAAGATTGTAAGATTTTTGGTACCTGTTCCTTTCATGAAAGGCCAAACAAAGCCCAAAACTACACGAAAAATGACCACAAGGATCTACACTAATCAACTTCGGTAAattcttgtacaaggacaaaaTGCTGCTCAAAACATGTTTACATGTAACAAGTACAACATCACTGAGCTCAAGCAAACACAATGGTGCACAAATGAGTGCTTCCATCTTAGCAGTGGAAGACTATTGACGCCGTCTCTTTATCCTCTCAAGGGCACCCAGCTGCTCATTCTCTTGGGCACCAGAGCTTTCCTCCTGGCTCTCAGCGGCTCTCTTGCCGAGCTCGCCAAACACAGCAGCTGGAACACTCTTCTCTGCAATTTGTACATCCGGCTCCTCGTCGTCGCTCTCATCGGGCAGCTCAATATCCTCATTGTTACCAGCTTGTTGCCTGCTGCTCTCAGCCTGCGCCTCTACTCCAGCACTGACAAAGCTCATCATCCTGTTAGCGGAGGCTGGGGCAGTGCTTTGCGCTGCAGAAGGTGCTGTGGATGGTCCAGGAGCTAGTTGCCTTTCCAAGGCTGCCATCTCGTCCTCAGGAACGCCAGCACGCTTCAGAGTGTCGACTGCCTCATCCAGGTTTAGCCTCTGATCCCTCTGCATCAAGTACTCCGGTAGTATGAAATGTGTCTGCACAACATAAGTCAGTATGAATTTGTGATACAAGGCAAGGGTATGTGTTCATGTCAGACTGCAGATTAAATTGATTGGTGTGACATACCTGACTGCGACTAGCAGCCACTGTACGTTTGATACGAAGCATCTCCCTAAAAGTGTCTTCGTTACCATGCTGGATCTCAAAGTCATTCCACTTCTTCCAAAAGTCAGAATTGTTTGGATCAGCATAGTTGGATGCGTGCACATAGATAGCACGCGAGCGGTCAATTTCTCCAAGGCTTCTTTCTAGCTCAGCAAATTTCATGCACATTGTCAGAACATCTCTGTCTGGGAGCCCAGATTCAATTGCTTGCTGCAAACGTGACAACAAAGATAGCAGAGCAAAGTTAGCATCAAAACCAAAGTTAGCATCAAAACTATCTGTAAACCAGTGAAACATTTGAAAATACTGAAGACACAACCATGCTAAATCTGGAATGTAGAGTTTACAACAAAATAGGCATCCGGAATTCTAGATTTTTTTCCTAGGCAGATGGGTAAGAGCGAGTATGGAAGAACCATGTATACTAAATCCAAGCAGTTACTAATTAGTAGATTCACTTGCCGAAATGTTGTAGCAAAACTAGATTCGATACTGCCAGAGTGCAAttctataaaaaaaaactacaagaCAACAATCAAAAGCAGAAGGCAGGATTCCTAGACTGAGCATAGAAGAAACATTTATATTAGTTTATCCAGGTACTAAGCAATAAAAACCAGCATTAACAAGATTAGATCTATACCAATTTCTTTCATACACTACAAATCACGCCTTGAAACAAAACTAGATTTCAAAACAAGAATATAATACAGAAAGTGTAGCAAAAAACAATAAGATACCAATCACAAGCCGAAGCCAAAGAAGGATAGTGTGTTACCTCGTATATTTGTCTTGTCCTTGGAACGCCGAACAGCTCAGCAGCACGTGCTATATAGATTTCATACATGGCCATTTTTTCACTGTTAGGAACAGCCCTTACAGCTTCATCATAAACATTCATAGCACGTTTTGCAAGACCATAGTCTTCCTCCAGTTTGGCCCATTGTAAATATAGGGGCTTCTTTTCATCTGGAGGAGCCTGATCAAAAGAAGCAAAGTGTAAGTACAGGAGCAAGATTTCATCTAAAAAAAGTACAGGAGCAAGATATTGGAAGTAACTTTCTAAAGAAATTAATACTGAAAGCAGGAAAATAAAAGGTACCAGTGTCTAAACAAGCCAATCAAGCACAAAGAATAATATGACATAAAATCAACAGGCAGCGAGGGTCACATGGTAAGAGGAGAATCACAAAAACAAGTGCAGTTTGCAATTAAAGAAACTTCCCATGGTGCTAAAATTGCATTAACAATCAAGTATTTTTCATGGCATGCGAAAATGATGAATTTGAGTAGCATATAACCACAAAAACCTTTTAGGCTTAGGCAAGAATGCATGCAACAAGGCATGGGAGTAACTTTACATACCTGTTGGACAGCTTCATGGAAAAGCTCTCTTGCTCGTTCTAACTTGCTTCTCTTGTATCTCTGTACAAACTTTGTAAGGTAGGTCACCCAGATGGCCTTAACATGGGGATACTTGAATATTTTCACGCCCCTTTCATACACTTTAAATGCATCTTCAAAATACCTGTGCTCCTGTTGGCAAGAGAAACAGTAAAACAAACATAATATTagcaaaaatatatttgaactTCAGACATGTAGACTTTGGACAAAGATCTTACCTCAAGAAGATATGCATAATTGAGTATTATCTGAGGAGTAGCAATTCGTAAATCCAATATTCTCTCATAAACGGCACGGGTAGAGTCCAAGGTTCCAAGGCTCTCCTCCAGATCAACGTAAAAGCTCCACAGTTTCAAAGATTTGTGTACTTTCATTTGGACAGGTTCGTTCCCCTCAGCAGCAGCTGCATGAATCATATAGTTAGCAAGAATGATATGTAAAATACACAGGAAAATGGGAGATTAACACAATCAAACAGAATAAATATacctcgccgtttaacctcgaCAGAGGGCTCTGCTGTTGCTTGCCTCATCAGCTCAATAGCCTTGTCAAAATTGCTGTGTCGCAGCTCCATTTCCGCCCATTCACACCAGATACTGGCTAAGTGGTCAACTGCCTTATAATTCACTTGAGTAG harbors:
- the LOC117843827 gene encoding uncharacterized protein; translation: MPSAAGPVAVASASAAAKAAATPAVGISPELYPSEDDLPYEEEILREPFKLKGWWRYLVARAAAPFSKRAVIYERALKALPGSYKLWHAYLRERLDHARPHPIDHPAYSSLNNTFERALATMHKMPRIWVLYLTSLLDQRLLTRSRRAFDRALRALPVTQHDRIWPLYLRLASLPACPVETSLRVFRRYLQFDPSHAEDFINFLITANRWQEAADRLASVLNDDGFRSVKGKTRHQLWLELCEILTKHADEVAGLKVDAILRGGIRKFTDEVGKLWTSLADYYVRRGLFEKARDVFEEGVSSVVTVKEFSVVFEAYTQFEQSMLAAKLEAAEEEGAEDEDEGGSRKNGMDKLSKKFLEEFWLNDEDDTDLRMARFERLLDRRPELLSSVLLRQNPHNVEEWHRRVKLFEKDPARQVATYVEAVKTVDPMKAVGKPHTLWVAFAKMYEKHSRLDSAEDIFKRATQVNYKAVDHLASIWCEWAEMELRHSNFDKAIELMRQATAEPSVEVKRRAAAEGNEPVQMKVHKSLKLWSFYVDLEESLGTLDSTRAVYERILDLRIATPQIILNYAYLLEEHRYFEDAFKVYERGVKIFKYPHVKAIWVTYLTKFVQRYKRSKLERARELFHEAVQQAPPDEKKPLYLQWAKLEEDYGLAKRAMNVYDEAVRAVPNSEKMAMYEIYIARAAELFGVPRTRQIYEQAIESGLPDRDVLTMCMKFAELERSLGEIDRSRAIYVHASNYADPNNSDFWKKWNDFEIQHGNEDTFREMLRIKRTVAASRSQTHFILPEYLMQRDQRLNLDEAVDTLKRAGVPEDEMAALERQLAPGPSTAPSAAQSTAPASANRMMSFVSAGVEAQAESSRQQAGNNEDIELPDESDDEEPDVQIAEKSVPAAVFGELGKRAAESQEESSGAQENEQLGALERIKRRRQ